Proteins co-encoded in one Aspergillus fumigatus Af293 chromosome 6, whole genome shotgun sequence genomic window:
- a CDS encoding peroxiredoxin-like family protein: MSDTIITRADDLPEPKELAEAYELELQSQNGRSIRFGELVAGKGAQITTIVIFIRHFFCAYDQDYVRVVSPRLTNFVLSTLPNPTGPSQLIIIGCGDSQRIVPYVSETAAAFPIYTDRTGKIYKKLLMKRTTSHITQPPSYAQVSFFGALGKTFGQMFRSGWQAFRGGSWSQNGGEWVFRGGKSFYVHRMEHVSDHLTADRLLEVLSLDEPAQTK; encoded by the exons ATGAGTGACACTATCATAACCAGAGCTGACGACCTCCCAGAGCCAAAAGAGCTCGCCGAAGCCTACGAGCTCGAACTGCAATCCCAGAATGGCCGATCGATCCGGTTCGGCGAGCTAGTTGCAGGAAAAGGAGCCCAGATCACGACGATTGTGATTTTCA TCCGTCACTTCTTCTGCGCATATGATCAGGACTACGTTCGCGTGGTCTCGCCGCGTCTCACTAACTTCGTCCTCTCGACGCTCCCCAACCCCACTGGTCCATCAcagctcatcatcatcggctGTGGTGACTCCCAACGCATCGTCCCTTATGTATCGGAGACTGCAGCCGCGTTCCCCATCTACACGGACCGCACGGGGAAGATCTACAAGAAGCTGCtcatgaagaggacgacgTCACACATCACTCAACCGCCCTCTTATGCGCAGGTCTCTTTCTTCGGTGCGCTTGGGAAGACATTCGGACAGATGTTTCGGAGTGGGTGGCAGGCTTTTCGAGGGGGGAGCTGGAGCCAGAACGGCGGCGAGTGGGTGTTTCGAGGGGGCAAGAGTTTCTATGTCCATCGGATGGAGCATGTCTCGGATCATTTGACCGCGGACCGATTGCTTGAAGTGCTCAGCCTTGATGAGCCGGCTCAAACGAAGTAG
- a CDS encoding SGNH/GDSL hydrolase family protein — MDKELSILCFGASLTAGYYHFGCEYHPYALRLKEKLQAAFPTTKFTVDEDGLPSDLVIKPGRFLPRIKEKCVFSRLSFLRCSLTIAVDGSNYDWVIVLGGTKYVASSIRLEGLDAHVSSDLGRGYPASKIYPALQEVWEVALDNGAFVLALTIPECSVASTTLDQRRNEVNSSILSHKAQGFYAFDLHGKVPYHSAAEEFRKRIWDDGLHFTAEGYDLVGEVVGEHLIALLKDQGL, encoded by the exons ATGGACAAGGAactctccatcctctgttTCGGCGCTTCCCTTACAGCTGGATACTACCATTTTGGATGCGAGTATCATCCATATGCCTTGAGACTGAAGGAGAAACTGCAGGCAGCCTTTCCCACCACCAAATTCACTGTTGACGAGGACGGCCTTCCAAGCGATTTGGTCATCAAGCCTGGACGATTTCTGCCTCGGATCAAAGAAAAATGTGTGTTCAGTCGATTATCTTTCTTGCGGTGCAGTCTGACCATAGCAGTTGACGGATCCAACTATGACTGGGTTATCGTCCTCGGGGGAACAAAGTACGTTGCTTCGTCCATACGGCTGGAGGGGCTTGATGCTCACGTCAGCAGTGATCTCGGGAGAGGCTATCCAGCGTCGAAGATATACCCTGCCCTGCAAGAGGTGTGGGAGGTAGCTCTAGACAATGGCGCATTTGTTCTCGCTCTGACTATCCCGGAATGCTCGGTCGCCAGCACAACGCTCGACCAGAGGAGGAACGAAGTGAATTCATCTATTCTCAGTCATAAAGCCCAGGGATT CTACGCGTTTGACCTGCATGGGAAAGTCCCGTATCACAGCGCCGCAGAGGAATTCCGGAAGAGAATCTGGGATGATGGATTGCATTTCACTGCCGAGGGGTATGATCTCGTGGGCGAGGTAGTCGGTGAGCATTTGATTGCGCTGCTCAAGGACCAAGGTTTATAA
- a CDS encoding GNAT family N-acetyltransferase, giving the protein MTSSTPPIPTQTWTKDAYFISTDSSLIPLETLNDWFASDDIYWTNSLPLDILKQLVENSMCFGLYYTPDQPDKADAEPEFIGIARFVTDYTTFVYITDVYVLSSHQGKGLGSWLVECMGEVIDAMPYLRRSMLFTMDWARSVPFYKKILGMSVQESKNGEGMAILMKKGNGYPKYDYEKGV; this is encoded by the coding sequence ATGACCAGTTCAACACCTCCCATCCCTACCCAAACATGGACCAAAGATGCATACTTCATCTCAACGGACTCCTCACTAATCCCCCTCGAAACCCTCAACGACTGGTTCGCATCAGACGACATATACTGGACCAACTCACTGCCGCTCGATATCCTGAAACAGTTGGTTGAGAACTCCATGTGCTTCGGCCTCTACTACACGCCCGACCAGCCAGACAAGGCCGACGCAGAGCCCGAGTTCATCGGCATCGCCCGATTCGTCACAGACTACACGACCTTTGTCTACATCACCGACGTCTACGTGCTCTCCAGTCACCAGGGCAAGGGTCTTGGCAGCTGGCTTGTAGAGTGCATGGGCGAGGTCATCGATGCGATGCCGTATCTGAGACGGAGTATGTTGTTTACGATGGACTGGGCGCGGTCGGTGCCGTTTTACAAGAAAATCCTGGGGATGAGCGTACAGGAGAGTAAGAATGGAGAGGGGATGGCTAtactgatgaagaaggggaaCGGATATCCGAAGTATGACTATGAAAAAGGAGTTTGA
- a CDS encoding zinc-binding alcohol dehydrogenase family protein, giving the protein MKAIVTNRFLPKRLLSFALGRSLGNGALIADIPIPQITENEVLVKVCAVALNPIDFKDIDFVSPRNSVAGCDYVGLVTKVGKNSAQRWKVGDRIAGFVHGGQYPDVGSFAEYLKVDGDLAWKVPETMSYAEAATYGVPAATAMLALAYLGIPWADIEKGRDLHTNQSPFLVYSGGSNVGLFAIQLAKRAGLKVVVTASPRSFDLVKRYGADAVYDYRSPTAAAEIAKAYPSITRALDCFSEGGSTAFCASVMKSGKVIMLLDRGQPKKPDIEYKSLMVFTVFGRQFSILAPLGPSFPVVPSDRQALQQFYAALPKLCHDVVKPPPITNTQGGFREIFEDLNKLRKGEARGTKLVVEFE; this is encoded by the coding sequence ATGAAAGCGATAGTCACAAACCGGTTCCTACCCAAGCGGTTGCTCAGCTTTGCTCTTGGGAGGTCACTTGGGAATGGTGCACTGATTGCAGATATCCCGATCCCGCAAATCACTGAAAACGAGGTCCTGGTCAAAGTATGTGCGGTCGCCCTAAATCCAATAGACTTCAAGGACATCGACTTCGTTTCTCCACGAAATAGTGTTGCCGGCTGCGACTATGTGGGCCTGGTGACCAAGGTTGGGAAGAATTCAGCACAACGTTGGAAAGTTGGGGACAGGATAGCTGGCTTTGTTCATGGCGGACAGTACCCTGATGTGGGCTCCTTTGCTGAGTATCTCAAAGTCGACGGAGATCTCGCTTGGAAAGTGCCTGAGACAATGAGCTACGCTGAAGCAGCTACCTACGGAGTTCCAGCAGCTACGGCGATGCTTGCGCTCGCATATCTTGGCATTCCCTGGGCAGATATCGAGAAGGGGCGCGACCTCCACACCAATCAATCGCCGTTCCTCGTTTACTCGGGCGGTTCGAATGTCGGTCTCTTCGCGATCCAGCTAGCGAAAAGGGCGGGTCTAAAGGTCGTTGTAACAGCATCGCCCCGTTCCTTTGATCTTGTGAAGCGATATGGTGCAGATGCTGTCTATGATTACCGATCTccaacagcagccgcagaaATAGCCAAAGCGTATCCAAGTATTACAAGAGCTTTGGACTGTTTCTCCGAGGGAGGTTCCACCGCGTTTTGCGCCAGTGTGATGAAATCGGGCAAAGTGATAATGTTACTTGACCGAGGGCAGCCGAAGAAACCAGATATCGAGTATAAATCTCTAATGGTCTTCACTGTCTTCGGTCGGCAGTTTAGCATATTGGCGCCACTAGGTCCTTCATTTCCGGTCGTCCCGTCTGATCGCCAGGCTCTCCAGCAATTTTATGCTGCTCTACCAAAACTGTGTCATGATGTTGTCAAACCGCCACCTATCACAAACACACAAGGTGGATTCAGGGAGATTTTCGAGGACTTGAACAAGCTCCGGAAGGGAGAAGCTCGAGGTACCAAGCTTGTTGTGGAATTTGAATGA
- a CDS encoding SDR family oxidoreductase, whose translation MSQKTVFITGCSEGGIGDALAKAFHQKGMRVFASARNLAKVQHLKDMGLDIIRLDVVDEESIREALETVKAATGGTLDFLVNNSGLGYSIPLLDSDVSVAKKMFDVNVFGVVTVTQAFAPLLIASKGTIINIGSVLGKMPLPWQAYYNASKAAVALLTDQMRIELSPWGVRAILVNTGAVRTKFFDNLPNTPVLPESSLYYPAKDVIEPALAGSEVEKNAMDVNSYAEAVVNNATRSSPKKHLWIGGGALLTWLASTFGWSTIWDLLLPHFINLPAITSKIRSAEKVEQDR comes from the exons ATGTCTCAGAAGACGGTCTTCATCACAGGTTGCAGCGAAGGTGGAATAGGCGATGCTCTAGCTAAAGCATTCCACCAAAAAGGCATGCGAGTTTTTGCAAGTGCTCGCAACCTCGCAAAGGTCCAACATCTTAAGGATATGGGTCTTGACATCATAAGACTGGAcgttgttgatgaagagtCGATTAGAGAAGCGCTAGAGACTGTCAAGGCCGCAACTGGGGGAACTTTGGATTTCCTGGTCAATAACTCGGGTTTAG GATACAGCATCCCCCTGTTGGACTCGGACGTGTCAGTCGCAAAGAAAATGTTTGATGTGAACGTCTTCGGTGTCGTTACAGTAACTCAAGCATTCGCACCTCTTCTCATTGCATCGAAAGGGACAATTATCAATATCGGGTCCGTGCTTGGCAAAATGCCGCTCCCATGGCAAGCATACTACAACGCAAGTAAAGCCGCAGTTGCTCTCCTCACCGACCAAATGCGTATTGAACTTTCTCCTTGGGGAGTTAGAGCGATCCTCGTCAATACCGGTGCAGTCAGAACGAAGTTCTTCGATAATCTTCCAAACACCCCGGTCCTACCAGAAAGTTCCCTGTACTACCCTGCCAAGGATGTAATTGAGCCAGCACTGGCTGGAAGTGAGGTGGAGAAAAATGCCATGGATGTCAACTCCTATGCTGAGGCTGTCGTCAACAACGCAACAAGATCTAGTCCCAAAAAGCATCTCTggattggaggaggagctctTCTGACCTGGTTGGCTTCGACTTTCGGTTGGTCAACCATTTGG GACCTGTTACTTCCCCATTTCATTAACTTGCCAGCTATAACGAGCAAGATCCGCAGCGCAGAGAAGGTGGAACAGGATCGCTGA